A single window of Actinomycetota bacterium DNA harbors:
- a CDS encoding HAD family hydrolase — protein MTAPALQAVLFDLDGTLIDSVGLILASFRYATETVLGVEMSDEDLLRNVGMPLRPQMEILAPGRADELVAVYREHNNAHHDAMLKGYEGVPEVLDELRGRGLSLAVVTSKGTPLMMRGLDRFGLTGRFDVLVSMDDVTAHKPDPAPLLYAAERLGVAPSQCAYVGDSPHDVVAARAAGMLAVGALWGAFPPERVREAGPDLTADDIREVPALLADGAARAAEGSGREPA, from the coding sequence GTGACGGCGCCCGCGCTGCAGGCGGTCCTGTTCGACCTCGACGGCACGCTCATCGACTCGGTCGGGCTCATCCTCGCGTCGTTCCGCTACGCGACGGAGACCGTCCTCGGCGTCGAGATGTCCGACGAGGACCTGCTGCGCAACGTCGGCATGCCGCTGCGGCCGCAGATGGAGATCCTCGCGCCGGGCCGCGCCGATGAACTGGTGGCGGTCTATCGCGAGCACAACAACGCCCACCACGACGCGATGCTCAAGGGCTACGAGGGCGTGCCCGAGGTGCTCGACGAGCTTCGCGGGCGAGGGCTGTCGCTCGCGGTGGTGACGTCCAAGGGCACGCCGCTCATGATGCGCGGGCTCGACCGCTTCGGTCTCACCGGGCGGTTCGACGTGCTCGTGAGCATGGACGACGTGACGGCGCACAAGCCCGACCCGGCACCGCTGCTGTACGCCGCGGAGCGCCTGGGTGTAGCGCCGTCCCAGTGCGCGTACGTCGGCGACAGCCCGCACGACGTCGTCGCCGCGCGCGCCGCGGGCATGCTCGCGGTCGGCGCGCTGTGGGGCGCGTTCCCGCCCGAGCGGGTGCGCGAGGCCGGGCCGGACCTGACGGCCGACGACATCCGGGAGGTGCCCGCTCTGCTCGCGGACGGCGCCGCCCGCGCCGCGGAAGGAAGCGGGCGCGAACCCGCGTAG
- a CDS encoding flavin reductase family protein — MKVRLGPSANLYPMPCPLVVGGTLERAGALPVAWIGIGSGTPPSVAMAVRGTRATLALVRETGTFTVNVPRADDAATVDYFGLVSGRDRDKWTDSGWTLEPAAVVDAPLVAECPYALECRVTQEVEVGEYVLVVGEIVETHADESVLDPATGKVDVALLDPLVYIPGAREYRRLGAKVADAFSVGRMVAPEDGA, encoded by the coding sequence GTGAAGGTGCGCCTCGGCCCATCGGCCAACCTGTATCCGATGCCGTGCCCGCTCGTCGTGGGCGGCACGCTCGAGCGTGCGGGCGCGCTGCCGGTGGCGTGGATCGGGATCGGCTCGGGCACGCCGCCGTCGGTCGCGATGGCGGTCCGGGGCACGCGCGCCACGCTCGCGCTCGTGCGCGAGACCGGCACGTTCACCGTCAACGTCCCGCGGGCGGACGACGCGGCGACCGTGGACTACTTCGGCCTGGTGAGCGGGCGCGACCGCGACAAGTGGACCGACAGCGGATGGACGCTCGAGCCCGCGGCCGTGGTGGACGCTCCCTTGGTGGCCGAGTGCCCGTACGCGCTCGAGTGCCGCGTGACGCAGGAGGTCGAGGTGGGCGAGTACGTGCTCGTCGTCGGCGAGATCGTCGAGACGCACGCCGACGAGAGCGTGCTCGATCCGGCGACCGGCAAGGTCGACGTCGCGTTACTCGACCCGCTCGTCTACATCCCGGGTGCGCGGGAGTACCGCCGTCTCGGCGCCAAGGTCGCGGACGCGTTCTCGGTCGGGCGCATGGTGGCTCCGGAGGACGGCGCGTGA